The following proteins are co-located in the Prionailurus viverrinus isolate Anna chromosome A1, UM_Priviv_1.0, whole genome shotgun sequence genome:
- the LOC125170638 gene encoding olfactory receptor 2T8-like yields the protein MKNGNTTSYFILLGLFNHTEAKLFLFVIVVTTSFASLVGNAFMIFLIHQDARLHTPMYFLLSQLSLMDMMLVSTIVPKMVTDYLTGEKFISPAGCGLQIFFFITLGGGECFLLAAMSYDRYVAVCHPLRYPILMNWKLCLRMTLGSWVLGAADGLMQAAATLSFPFCDAHEINHFFCEAPTLVRLACADTFVFEYVMYICCVLMLLVPFSLILISYSLILAAILQMRFREARKKAFTTCSSHLSVVGLFYGAAIFTYMQPKSSRSAHHDKVVSVFYTIFTPILNPLIYSLRNREVKLALRKCLGQCSALSHD from the coding sequence ATGAAAAACGGGAACACCACCTCATATTTCATTCTCCTAGGACTCTTTAACCACACAGAAGCCAAACTATTTCTTTTTGTGATAGTTGTGACAACTTCCTTCGCCTCCCTAGTGGGCAATGCCTTCATGATCTTCTTGATTCATCAAGATGCCCGACTCCACACACCCATGTACTTCCTACTGAGTCAACTCTCCCTCATGGACATGATGCTGGTTTCCACCATTGTGCCCAAAATGGTTACTGACTACTTGACTGGAGAGAAGTTCATCTCCCCTGCCGGCTGTGGGTTGCAGATCTTCTTTTTTATCACTTTGGGAGGGGGCGAGTGCTTCCTCTTAGCAGCCATGTCCTATGACCGGTATGTGGCTGTTTGCCACCCACTGCGATACCCCATCCTCATGAACTGGAAATTATGCCTGAGAATGACTCTGGGGTCTTGGGTCCTGGGGGCAGCTGATGGGCTCATGCAGGCTGCTGCTACCCTGAGTTTTCCATTTTGTGATGCACATGAGATCAATCATTTCTTCTGCGAGGCCCCTACTCTGGTGCGTTTAGCTTGTGCCGACACGTTTGTCTTTGAGTATGTGATGTACATATGCTGTGTGTTAATGCTCCTGGtcccattttctctcattctgattTCCTATAGTCTCATCCTTGCTGCAATTCTCCAGATGCGTTTTAGAGAAGCCCGCAAAAAGGCTTTTACCACCTGCTCCTCACATCTTTCTGTGGTGGGACTCTTTTACGGAGCTGCAATTTTTACCTATATGCAACCTAAATCCTCCAGGTCAGCTCACCATGATAAAGTAGTTTCAGTGTTCTATACTATCTTCACCCCTATACTGAACCCCCTCATCTACAGTCTGAGGAACAGAGAAGTCAAGTTAGCCCTGAGAAAGTGTCTGGGTCAGTGTTCTGCCTTAAGCCATGACTAA